One region of Pseudoalteromonas galatheae genomic DNA includes:
- a CDS encoding efflux RND transporter periplasmic adaptor subunit: protein MDKKIERSGLQKHLKKAVAGGVLLSIAAAALAFNNTASSGRSQNLVLSSLTVSTVSKGAFVDALSLRGQVVPKTTIYLDTIAGGQVEERLVEQGEFVEAGQPLVRLSNTSLQLDVMSREAQVTEQLNFLRNTQMTMETSRLNLRRDLLEIDLQISHLERRYKQSKPLVEKGVLATDRLSEIEDDLQYYKARKELTLERQTQENSIRKVQVEQLEDSAEMLQKNLQFARKNLENLLIKAPVSGYLSELDVEIGESKSKGARLGQIDIPNEYKLVVRLDEFYLNQVQPDMAVNVMLDSGLVSAKVSKIDSRVTQSQFQVEVALPSGLSDIKRGQSLDVELMLGGNKENALLLKRGAFFTSSGGNWVYVLASDGKTAERRDIRLGKKSQDYYEVLDGLSQGEQVITSSYSNFDKAQQLNF from the coding sequence ATGGATAAGAAAATAGAGCGTTCAGGATTACAAAAACATCTTAAAAAAGCGGTGGCAGGTGGTGTACTACTGAGCATTGCTGCAGCGGCATTGGCATTCAATAACACTGCCTCTTCAGGTCGTAGTCAAAATCTCGTGCTGAGTAGCCTAACGGTGAGTACTGTAAGCAAGGGAGCGTTTGTGGACGCACTAAGCTTGCGTGGTCAAGTCGTACCAAAAACCACTATTTACTTAGATACCATCGCGGGTGGCCAAGTAGAAGAGCGTTTGGTGGAGCAGGGTGAGTTTGTTGAGGCAGGTCAGCCATTAGTGAGATTGAGTAACACCAGTTTACAGTTAGACGTGATGAGCCGTGAGGCACAAGTAACAGAGCAACTTAACTTCCTGAGAAACACCCAAATGACGATGGAAACCAGTCGGCTTAATCTACGCCGTGACTTGCTGGAGATTGACCTACAAATTAGCCATTTGGAACGCCGTTATAAGCAATCTAAACCACTCGTTGAGAAAGGCGTACTGGCAACCGACAGACTATCTGAAATTGAGGACGATTTACAGTATTACAAGGCCCGAAAGGAGCTGACGTTAGAGCGCCAAACGCAGGAAAACTCTATTCGTAAAGTGCAAGTCGAACAGCTAGAAGACAGTGCTGAGATGCTACAGAAAAACTTGCAATTTGCCCGTAAAAACCTTGAAAACCTACTGATCAAAGCGCCGGTATCGGGTTATTTGAGTGAGTTGGATGTTGAAATTGGTGAGTCAAAGAGTAAAGGAGCGCGGTTAGGCCAAATTGACATTCCGAATGAATACAAGTTGGTCGTGCGCCTTGATGAGTTTTATTTAAATCAAGTACAACCGGATATGGCAGTGAATGTGATGTTAGACAGCGGCTTAGTCAGTGCCAAGGTGAGCAAAATTGATAGCCGTGTAACACAATCTCAATTTCAGGTAGAAGTGGCGCTACCAAGCGGTCTTAGCGACATCAAACGCGGCCAAAGCCTAGATGTAGAACTGATGCTTGGTGGTAACAAAGAAAATGCCTTACTGCTAAAGCGAGGTGCCTTTTTTACAAGCTCTGGCGGTAATTGGGTATACGTGTTGGCAAGTGATGGCAAAACCGCTGAGCGCCGTGACATTCGCTTAGGCAAGAAGAGTCAAGATTATTACGAAGTGTTAGATGGGCTATCGCAAGGTGAGCAAGTGATCACCTCAAGCTACAGTAACTTCGACAAAGCGCAACAACTCAATTTCTA
- a CDS encoding LytR/AlgR family response regulator transcription factor, whose product MHTVYKPILTITGVGWTAVIIFLTAIDLLHDWVEIESERLNNPIWWALQEWGLWYIYTPILFLWLNKLSQQNKVYWRNYLVCCSVLFVLSMSIQAGFDYLVYRDDIPYTLYYFAPLHPLVIYVCFMIWHKFIRIESNEENNSIAINQRLLVDLGGDKSFVQIKDIVHIVAAKNYVEIHTESHQYLKRATLSQFEAMLPTDLFVRTHRSYLVNLAYVERIITKASGNAIIKLSTGAQISLSKGYKKALKSRFDTLSQAA is encoded by the coding sequence GTGCACACCGTATATAAACCTATTCTTACTATTACTGGAGTTGGCTGGACCGCCGTCATCATATTTTTAACCGCAATCGACTTACTGCACGATTGGGTTGAGATAGAAAGTGAGCGGCTGAATAACCCGATCTGGTGGGCCTTGCAGGAATGGGGGCTTTGGTATATTTACACGCCAATTCTCTTCTTATGGCTAAATAAACTCAGCCAACAGAATAAGGTATATTGGCGCAATTACCTTGTTTGCTGCTCGGTTTTATTCGTACTGAGCATGTCTATACAAGCTGGGTTCGACTATCTCGTTTATCGCGATGATATTCCCTATACCTTGTATTATTTTGCGCCATTACATCCGCTGGTGATCTACGTCTGCTTTATGATTTGGCACAAGTTTATCCGTATTGAAAGCAACGAAGAAAACAATAGCATCGCGATAAATCAACGTTTGCTTGTGGATTTAGGCGGCGATAAGTCATTTGTACAGATCAAAGACATAGTGCACATAGTGGCTGCTAAAAACTATGTTGAAATTCATACCGAGTCACACCAATACCTCAAACGAGCAACCCTATCTCAGTTTGAAGCCATGCTGCCCACCGATCTATTTGTGCGCACCCACCGCTCTTATTTAGTTAATCTGGCCTATGTTGAGCGTATCATCACCAAAGCGTCAGGTAATGCCATCATCAAGTTATCAACGGGCGCGCAAATTAGCTTGAGTAAAGGCTATAAGAAGGCTTTGAAGTCACGCTTTGATACGCTTTCTCAGGCTGCATAA
- a CDS encoding sensor histidine kinase, producing the protein MTRLAHHPTLIFFFTIIGLVISSSLSLYLYIQGGFSATWLLITLITIAFISTLYFQFNKQNKHMGFVLKSLANGDSSLGLSQHHPMRQHLEEIKTRIQSARLSAEQQAHFLQTLLVHIDLAVLVLDSEGKVIESNPAVTRLLGKPINHSEDLEDIAPLVNECDNSLKTIANWQYGEQQDNLSIQITSAQIQGQIRKIVTLQSIRDALQNKEQQAYKRLTKVLTHEVANSITPLSSIAQTCEGLLPDTLSFDDEEDKQDLALALQTLAKRTEYLGAFIARFRTVSNLPSPALQPAQLAPLVEGIYQLHQQSCHQANIDLQLDISHSQLVMLDTAQIEQVLINLTKNAIEAVRQNNDSSQQNARQVVLKTGANNAGQHYIEISDNGPGIAEHVVDMIFVPFFTTKQQGSGIGLSLSRQIMINHGGDLIYLQREQGACFRCVFG; encoded by the coding sequence ATGACCCGCCTCGCTCACCACCCCACCCTTATTTTTTTCTTTACTATCATTGGCCTAGTAATTTCCAGTAGCCTCTCGCTATATTTGTATATACAAGGTGGATTTTCGGCAACTTGGCTGCTGATCACCCTTATTACCATCGCGTTTATTTCAACCTTATACTTCCAATTTAACAAGCAAAACAAGCATATGGGTTTTGTACTTAAGTCTTTAGCCAATGGCGATAGCTCCTTAGGATTAAGCCAACATCACCCCATGCGGCAGCACTTAGAAGAGATAAAAACGCGGATCCAAAGCGCACGTTTGAGCGCCGAGCAGCAGGCTCACTTTTTACAAACCTTGTTAGTGCATATCGACTTAGCGGTTTTGGTGCTCGACAGCGAGGGGAAGGTTATAGAGTCAAATCCAGCGGTAACCCGGCTACTCGGTAAACCCATTAATCACAGCGAAGATTTAGAAGATATCGCACCACTGGTTAATGAATGCGATAACAGTTTGAAAACGATAGCAAATTGGCAGTATGGCGAACAACAAGATAACTTGTCTATACAAATAACTTCAGCACAGATCCAAGGGCAAATTCGTAAAATTGTCACCTTACAATCTATTCGAGATGCTTTACAAAACAAAGAGCAGCAAGCCTATAAACGCCTCACCAAAGTGCTTACGCACGAAGTCGCTAACTCTATTACACCTCTGTCATCCATTGCACAAACCTGTGAGGGACTCTTGCCCGACACATTGAGTTTTGACGATGAAGAAGATAAACAAGACCTCGCATTAGCGTTGCAAACACTGGCAAAACGCACTGAGTATCTGGGCGCTTTTATCGCCCGTTTTAGAACGGTGAGTAATTTACCCAGCCCAGCGCTGCAACCTGCCCAGCTTGCGCCGCTTGTAGAGGGTATTTATCAGTTACATCAACAAAGCTGTCATCAAGCAAACATAGACTTACAGCTTGATATTAGCCACTCTCAACTGGTGATGTTAGATACAGCTCAGATTGAGCAAGTGCTTATTAACTTAACCAAAAATGCCATTGAGGCGGTCCGGCAAAACAATGACTCAAGTCAGCAAAACGCGCGCCAAGTGGTGTTGAAAACTGGAGCAAATAACGCAGGCCAGCACTATATAGAAATAAGCGATAATGGCCCTGGCATTGCCGAGCATGTCGTCGACATGATTTTCGTACCGTTTTTTACCACTAAACAGCAAGGCTCTGGGATCGGTTTAAGCCTCTCGAGACAAATCATGATTAATCATGGCGGCGACTTAATTTACCTTCAGCGCGAGCAAGGCGCCTGCTTTAGATGTGTATTTGGTTAA
- a CDS encoding sigma-54-dependent transcriptional regulator — protein sequence MKQEGTILIVDDNSDILIAAKLLLKKHYQTIITTDNPFDIEAQITSQQIDVILLDMNFSQDAISGKEGFYWLKKIVEQDPSIVVLLMTAYGDIQLAVDAIKAGAADFIAKPWQNDQLLGAVAAAFAHAKDKQQVGKLTRQAQGLNQALNQSSGSHQFAFLGQSQVMQKVFSTIERAALTDANILITGESGTGKELAAHAIHQASMRHDKTFISLDMGAISESLFESELFGHKKGAFTDAKSDKVGRFELAHEGSLFLDELGNLPMNQQTTLLAALQNRQVTPVGGNKPISVDIRLICATNDNLQQAVDEGRFRQDLLYRINTIEIRLPPLRERADDIPLLVNYYLEHFCHKYKRQLEVNSSDMQCLQTYPWPGNVRELAHAIERAVILSETEFLDISTVIGTNHSAAQAGKEDTSDPNALTFEGTFNLEEIEQRTVRAALKHYQGNVSNAAKALGLTRGAMYRRLEKYDL from the coding sequence ATGAAGCAGGAAGGCACCATATTAATTGTCGACGACAACAGCGATATATTAATTGCAGCAAAGCTTTTGCTAAAAAAGCATTATCAAACCATCATCACCACAGATAACCCCTTTGATATAGAAGCGCAGATTACATCGCAGCAAATAGATGTGATCTTGCTCGACATGAACTTTAGCCAAGATGCCATTAGTGGCAAAGAAGGCTTTTATTGGTTAAAGAAAATTGTCGAACAAGACCCAAGTATCGTGGTGCTGTTAATGACCGCTTATGGCGATATTCAACTTGCTGTCGATGCGATAAAAGCAGGCGCCGCCGACTTTATCGCTAAGCCGTGGCAAAATGACCAACTACTCGGTGCGGTTGCCGCCGCATTTGCCCATGCCAAAGACAAGCAGCAAGTTGGTAAGCTCACTCGTCAGGCACAAGGGTTAAATCAGGCACTCAATCAATCTAGTGGTAGCCATCAATTTGCCTTTCTAGGCCAAAGCCAGGTAATGCAAAAGGTGTTTAGTACTATAGAACGCGCAGCACTCACTGATGCCAACATTTTGATCACTGGCGAAAGTGGCACGGGCAAAGAGCTTGCAGCCCACGCCATTCATCAGGCGAGTATGCGCCACGACAAGACCTTTATCAGCTTAGACATGGGCGCTATCTCCGAAAGTTTGTTTGAAAGCGAACTATTTGGTCATAAAAAAGGGGCGTTTACCGATGCGAAAAGCGATAAGGTCGGTCGCTTTGAGCTTGCACACGAAGGGAGTTTGTTTTTGGACGAATTGGGCAACCTACCAATGAACCAACAAACAACGCTACTTGCAGCGCTACAAAATCGACAAGTCACTCCTGTGGGCGGCAATAAGCCCATTTCAGTGGACATACGACTTATCTGTGCCACCAACGACAATCTGCAACAAGCGGTTGATGAAGGTCGTTTTAGGCAAGATTTATTATATCGGATCAATACCATAGAGATCCGTCTGCCACCGCTTCGCGAACGTGCCGACGATATTCCACTGCTCGTAAACTACTACCTAGAGCACTTTTGCCACAAGTATAAAAGGCAGCTTGAGGTAAATAGCAGCGACATGCAGTGTTTACAAACCTATCCGTGGCCGGGTAATGTCAGAGAGCTCGCACATGCTATCGAGCGTGCGGTGATCTTAAGTGAAACCGAGTTTTTAGATATCAGTACTGTAATTGGTACTAACCACTCGGCGGCGCAAGCCGGTAAGGAGGATACCTCGGACCCCAATGCACTCACTTTTGAGGGTACTTTCAACCTTGAAGAGATTGAGCAACGTACGGTGCGTGCAGCGCTCAAGCATTATCAAGGCAATGTCTCAAACGCAGCCAAAGCGCTCGGGTTAACCCGAGGGGCAATGTATCGTCGCTTAGAAAAGTACGATTTGTAG
- a CDS encoding TonB-dependent receptor → MTRFHPSTAAYYALMSVISSSVYANMDNLKPSVYTGNSLQQFAAQDVLAVIERLPSFTLLEQNGERGLGGSSANILLNGMEIRVKSGSVSEYLKQLPVDQITALEVYLSHHPFPSLKQYNQVVNVIRDEKTNAYNWQLGSTLNASSSIGITAMAGFILPKGQWTHSGHIQAQDEPFKSTNKGQLFASSNTLEEKSEETFREQSERITLSLTSHKTMQDGALTLNVQAVKDNLQSQYEWLYRTPTSSSDIESAFSQERDKADTTEMSIDRQWQGQRWSTQLTGYYSKQKNELHMLDGLSAQLSTPSFTQYKRTDERVIRLMVNDTVSEYGLEASINRVNANTLLPKEQLHSTIKELSLEPFAAFTWSLSPKWRLYSKLAAEQATLSTNSSKSEDIQHLITKPLVRLNYDATKSTQFTTTLKHEVEQLDFSLFLPELNAGFGRLQFGNLEIKPMQYTELALQIDIEEGEIWRFNVKPFYQWQKDVHEYQQDNRGESIIANAGDATLWGLDGAVNLDLSSWINNSQINLDYSYRDASYRDILTGKRAINGTVPHRASMLFRQGFSRFSWSVEISSGDSYREYYPDEQFIESGSLQLALQAQLQVSQRVKLNLEASPLTSRYEYRRLYHNASRAGSVSAVEMIRERVPPEFAFTLSGSW, encoded by the coding sequence ATGACACGATTTCATCCCTCCACGGCAGCCTATTACGCTTTAATGAGCGTCATAAGTAGCAGCGTTTACGCCAATATGGATAACTTAAAACCGAGTGTTTACACTGGAAATTCTTTGCAACAATTTGCTGCACAAGATGTACTTGCAGTCATAGAGCGCTTACCGTCATTCACACTCTTAGAGCAAAATGGTGAGCGCGGTCTCGGTGGTAGTTCAGCCAATATTTTATTAAATGGTATGGAGATCCGCGTAAAGTCCGGGTCGGTCTCGGAGTATCTAAAACAACTTCCCGTTGATCAAATTACTGCGCTAGAAGTTTATCTAAGCCACCACCCATTCCCTTCACTTAAGCAATATAATCAAGTTGTTAACGTCATTCGTGATGAAAAAACCAATGCCTATAATTGGCAACTAGGTAGCACACTCAACGCCAGCTCCTCGATTGGCATCACGGCAATGGCAGGGTTTATCTTACCTAAAGGGCAGTGGACGCATAGTGGCCATATTCAAGCTCAGGATGAGCCATTTAAAAGTACCAATAAAGGTCAACTGTTTGCGTCTAGTAATACTCTCGAGGAAAAGAGCGAAGAAACATTTAGAGAGCAAAGTGAGCGAATAACACTCTCACTTACCAGCCACAAAACCATGCAGGATGGCGCCCTAACGCTCAATGTTCAGGCTGTAAAAGACAACTTGCAGTCGCAATACGAATGGCTGTACCGCACACCAACTTCATCCAGCGATATTGAATCTGCGTTTTCGCAAGAGCGCGATAAAGCAGACACAACCGAAATGTCTATCGATAGACAGTGGCAAGGTCAGCGCTGGAGCACACAGCTTACAGGCTACTACTCAAAACAAAAGAATGAGTTACACATGCTTGATGGTCTCTCTGCGCAACTTTCAACACCGAGCTTTACACAGTATAAGCGTACTGACGAGCGAGTAATTCGCCTGATGGTAAACGACACTGTCTCGGAGTATGGTCTTGAGGCCAGTATTAATCGAGTAAATGCCAACACACTATTACCCAAGGAGCAGTTACACAGCACGATAAAAGAGCTAAGTCTTGAGCCCTTTGCTGCTTTTACTTGGTCGCTTTCACCCAAATGGCGGTTATACAGCAAACTGGCAGCCGAGCAGGCTACACTTTCGACCAATAGCAGTAAGAGTGAAGATATTCAGCACCTCATCACCAAGCCGCTGGTGCGATTAAATTATGACGCGACAAAAAGCACTCAGTTTACAACCACCTTAAAGCATGAGGTGGAACAGCTCGATTTTTCACTTTTTTTACCTGAGCTCAACGCAGGATTTGGCCGCTTACAGTTTGGCAACCTTGAAATAAAGCCTATGCAGTACACTGAACTTGCGCTGCAAATTGATATTGAAGAAGGTGAAATATGGCGTTTTAACGTTAAACCTTTTTATCAGTGGCAAAAAGATGTGCATGAATATCAGCAAGATAATCGAGGTGAAAGCATAATTGCAAATGCCGGGGATGCCACACTTTGGGGGCTAGATGGTGCAGTTAATCTAGACTTATCAAGCTGGATCAACAACAGCCAGATCAATCTTGATTATAGTTATCGAGACGCATCATACCGTGACATACTCACAGGCAAGCGTGCGATTAACGGAACTGTTCCACATAGGGCTAGCATGCTATTTCGACAAGGTTTTAGCCGTTTTTCTTGGAGCGTAGAGATTTCCAGTGGGGATAGTTATCGCGAATATTACCCAGACGAACAATTTATTGAGTCAGGCTCATTGCAATTGGCTTTGCAAGCGCAACTTCAAGTAAGCCAGCGAGTTAAGCTCAACCTAGAAGCTTCGCCACTAACGTCTAGATACGAATATCGACGCCTGTATCACAACGCCTCACGGGCGGGCAGCGTAAGCGCCGTGGAAATGATTCGTGAACGTGTACCACCGGAGTTTGCGTTTACGCTCAGTGGTAGTTGGTAG
- a CDS encoding LysM peptidoglycan-binding domain-containing protein — MKNLITPLLAAILLLNGCSQIQQPQQDEPTPDNSVRPVVNKPKNTVKDEAETVVKASYDPLATDDLWLRIKDQLSFADSNDKRVKQRIDWYLKHPNYMDTISERAAPLLYYLVEEVEKRDMPIELALMPLIESDFNTHAYSHKHASGLWQLTPLIAKHYGAKINAWYDGRQDIVDSTRVALDFLQYLHKRFDGDWYHAIAAYNTGEGRVLAAIERNKKAGKPTDFFHLKLPRQTSHYVPKLLAASQLLKHDLMKFPKIPNRSLISVIKLEQQAILSDLKGWKEVEVLNPGYARFPALLGGPEHIVVPTARVSEWQTMLTDLPKMPADTWQHYTIRRGDSLSTIAKRYSLTVAELKAFNQLKSDRIRAGKKLILPILADKQLDYKIKHGDSLWRIAKQFNVSVTKLKQWNQLSTDRLKIGDTLLVFLSP, encoded by the coding sequence ATGAAAAACCTCATCACTCCATTACTTGCAGCAATTTTGCTTCTAAATGGCTGTAGCCAAATACAGCAACCTCAACAGGATGAACCTACGCCAGATAACTCCGTGCGACCTGTCGTAAACAAACCAAAAAATACAGTCAAAGACGAAGCTGAAACCGTAGTTAAAGCATCGTATGATCCACTCGCTACAGATGATTTGTGGCTACGTATTAAAGATCAGCTCAGCTTTGCCGACTCCAACGATAAGCGTGTAAAACAACGGATTGATTGGTATCTCAAGCATCCAAATTATATGGATACCATCAGTGAACGAGCAGCGCCGCTACTTTATTACTTAGTGGAAGAAGTCGAAAAGCGTGATATGCCAATTGAACTTGCGTTGATGCCACTAATTGAAAGCGATTTTAATACCCACGCCTACTCTCACAAGCACGCTTCAGGCTTGTGGCAACTAACGCCGCTAATTGCTAAGCATTATGGCGCCAAGATCAACGCTTGGTATGATGGTCGCCAAGATATCGTAGACTCGACTCGCGTCGCATTGGACTTTTTGCAATATCTCCACAAACGTTTTGATGGCGATTGGTATCATGCCATTGCCGCTTACAACACGGGTGAAGGTAGAGTGCTTGCGGCTATTGAACGTAATAAAAAAGCAGGTAAACCAACTGACTTTTTTCATTTGAAGTTACCGCGCCAAACAAGCCACTACGTACCAAAGCTACTTGCGGCATCACAGCTGCTAAAGCATGACTTGATGAAGTTTCCTAAGATCCCTAATCGCTCGCTAATCAGCGTTATTAAACTCGAACAGCAAGCCATTTTATCTGATCTTAAAGGCTGGAAAGAGGTCGAAGTATTGAACCCAGGCTATGCACGTTTTCCTGCATTACTCGGTGGTCCTGAGCATATTGTCGTCCCCACCGCGCGCGTATCAGAGTGGCAAACCATGCTCACAGACTTACCAAAAATGCCCGCAGATACATGGCAACATTATACAATTCGCCGCGGAGACTCTCTCAGCACTATTGCAAAGCGCTACTCGCTAACCGTCGCCGAGTTAAAAGCCTTTAATCAATTAAAGAGTGACCGTATTCGTGCAGGGAAAAAGCTAATTTTGCCCATACTAGCTGACAAACAACTAGACTATAAGATAAAACACGGCGATAGTTTATGGCGCATTGCGAAACAATTTAATGTCAGCGTCACAAAGCTAAAGCAATGGAATCAGCTATCGACAGATAGATTGAAAATTGGAGATACGTTACTGGTATTTCTGTCGCCTTAA